In the genome of Candidatus Saccharibacteria bacterium, one region contains:
- a CDS encoding LemA family protein, producing the protein MTIWIILGIVGLLAVFLIAVYNSLVKLNVRVDEAWSDITVQLKRRADLIPNLVDTVKGYAKHEKGVFKEVTEARSAVVNASGVKESAEAENMLTGALKSLFAVSEAYPDLKANENFKHLQEELVDTEDKIQAARRFYNGSARDLNTKVKVFPNNLFAGMLGFKERDFFEVEELEAAAIAKPTDVKF; encoded by the coding sequence GACAATATGGATTATTCTTGGAATTGTTGGCCTGTTGGCTGTATTCCTGATTGCTGTTTATAACAGTTTAGTGAAACTTAACGTTCGCGTTGACGAGGCATGGAGTGACATAACCGTACAGTTAAAACGCCGGGCTGATCTAATCCCGAACTTGGTTGATACCGTCAAAGGTTACGCCAAGCATGAAAAGGGTGTGTTCAAGGAAGTGACTGAAGCGCGAAGTGCTGTGGTTAACGCTAGTGGTGTTAAAGAGTCAGCAGAAGCAGAAAACATGCTTACAGGGGCTTTAAAAAGCCTATTTGCGGTCTCTGAAGCCTACCCAGACCTTAAGGCAAACGAAAACTTCAAACATCTGCAAGAAGAATTGGTAGACACAGAAGATAAGATTCAGGCAGCTCGTCGGTTCTATAACGGTTCAGCTAGGGATCTCAACACCAAAGTGAAGGTTTTCCCTAACAATCTTTTTGCTGGCATGCTTGGCTTTAAAGAGCGGGACTTCTTTGAAGTAGAAGAATTAGAAGCCGCAGCAATTGCCAAGCCAACCGACGTCAAATTCTAA
- the leuS gene encoding leucine--tRNA ligase, translated as MKRYNPKEIEPKWQKTWAGQGIYRALDFDESRPKFVMLTEFPYPSGDGLHMGHIREYTLGDILARYKRMTGYNVLYPMAYDAFGLPTENFAIKNKVAPQVATETNAANFQEQFESLGYSIDWSRSFKTTDPDYYKWTQWLFLQFFNKGLAYQEEIAINWCPKCKTGLANEEVVNGTHERCDTPVEKKELNQWLLRITDYADRLIDGLETVDYPSRIADQQINWIGRSRGAVIKFKVEGSKSKQIEVFTTRPDTLFGATFMVLAPEHDLVEQIATEKQRKNVEAYVKQAQAKSEIERQDTNREKTGVFTGAYAINPISHEKVPIWIADYVLSGYGTGAIMAVPAHDERDHGFAKKFDLPIIEVVQAPKGFEGCYTGEGEMVNSGEYNGISSSEARDKIVAALANKDMAEEQVNYRLRDWIFSRQHYWGEPIPIIHCKKCGAVPVPDSQLPVKLPPVEHYEPTDSGESPLAEIEDWVSVDCPKCGGAAKRETDTMPNWAGSSWYYLRYYDAHNDRAFADKKKLEYWGSVDLYLGGMEHTTLHLLYSRFWHQFFYDIGLVPTPEPYLARRGQGIILAEDGSKMSKSKGNIVNPNEILDAGYGADALRLAITFLAPYDQTTPWSSETVGGTHRFVARVWSLVQEYLERVQTPISKVQSQDNAASQQILRETHKTIKKVSEDLHEMNFNTAIAALMEYTNALYKIKSDDDFDAREWRSSLATLLQLLAPFAPHIAEELWHDLGYKSTIHTSDWPVHDDQYLIADMMNIVVQVNGKVRANISVAPDADKETILQAAKTEEKVASYLKDQHLKKSIYVSNKLVNFVV; from the coding sequence ATGAAACGTTACAACCCGAAAGAGATAGAGCCGAAGTGGCAGAAAACTTGGGCTGGCCAGGGCATTTATAGAGCGCTGGATTTTGATGAGTCGCGGCCAAAGTTTGTCATGCTCACCGAGTTCCCCTACCCATCTGGTGACGGTCTGCATATGGGACACATCCGCGAATACACGCTAGGCGATATACTGGCGCGCTATAAGCGAATGACAGGGTACAATGTGCTGTATCCGATGGCCTATGATGCGTTTGGTTTACCGACCGAAAACTTTGCCATTAAGAATAAAGTCGCACCGCAAGTAGCAACCGAGACAAACGCTGCTAACTTCCAAGAACAGTTCGAAAGCCTAGGCTATAGCATCGATTGGTCGCGTAGCTTTAAGACAACCGATCCGGATTATTACAAGTGGACGCAGTGGTTGTTTTTACAGTTCTTTAACAAAGGCTTGGCATATCAGGAAGAGATTGCCATTAACTGGTGCCCAAAATGTAAGACAGGTCTTGCGAATGAAGAAGTTGTAAACGGCACGCACGAGCGCTGCGACACACCGGTGGAGAAGAAAGAGCTCAATCAATGGTTGCTACGTATCACCGATTATGCTGATCGTTTGATTGACGGACTAGAGACAGTGGATTACCCAAGCCGTATCGCTGACCAGCAAATCAACTGGATTGGCCGCTCACGAGGAGCCGTGATCAAGTTTAAAGTTGAGGGCTCAAAGTCAAAACAAATCGAAGTCTTTACTACGCGGCCAGATACGCTGTTTGGGGCAACGTTTATGGTATTGGCACCAGAGCATGACTTAGTAGAACAGATTGCTACAGAAAAACAACGCAAAAACGTAGAAGCCTATGTCAAGCAAGCTCAGGCCAAGAGCGAGATTGAACGCCAAGACACAAATCGTGAAAAAACCGGTGTGTTTACCGGCGCGTACGCCATTAACCCAATCAGTCATGAGAAAGTTCCAATCTGGATTGCTGACTACGTGCTATCCGGATACGGCACTGGCGCAATTATGGCAGTCCCGGCTCATGATGAACGTGATCACGGTTTTGCCAAGAAGTTTGATTTACCGATTATAGAAGTGGTTCAAGCGCCAAAGGGCTTTGAAGGCTGTTACACCGGTGAGGGTGAGATGGTCAATTCAGGTGAGTATAACGGTATATCCTCCAGTGAAGCACGCGATAAAATCGTGGCAGCTCTAGCCAATAAGGATATGGCTGAGGAACAGGTCAACTACCGCTTACGTGACTGGATTTTTAGCCGTCAACACTACTGGGGCGAGCCTATTCCGATTATCCACTGTAAAAAATGCGGAGCTGTGCCTGTTCCCGACAGCCAGTTGCCAGTAAAATTGCCACCGGTAGAACATTACGAACCGACCGATAGTGGCGAAAGCCCGCTTGCAGAAATTGAAGACTGGGTGAGCGTCGACTGTCCAAAATGCGGCGGAGCTGCCAAGCGCGAAACCGACACTATGCCGAACTGGGCGGGGAGCAGTTGGTATTATTTACGTTACTACGATGCTCACAACGACCGTGCATTTGCAGATAAGAAAAAGCTAGAGTATTGGGGTTCGGTAGATTTATATCTTGGCGGCATGGAGCACACCACGCTACATCTTTTGTACAGCCGATTTTGGCACCAATTCTTTTATGATATAGGTCTAGTGCCGACTCCAGAGCCGTATTTAGCTCGCCGCGGACAAGGCATAATTTTGGCCGAAGACGGCTCAAAGATGAGTAAAAGTAAAGGTAATATTGTAAATCCGAACGAAATCCTTGATGCAGGTTACGGAGCTGATGCCTTGCGCTTAGCAATTACGTTTTTGGCACCATACGATCAGACTACGCCGTGGAGTTCTGAGACAGTTGGGGGTACTCACCGTTTTGTAGCTCGAGTCTGGTCGCTTGTTCAAGAGTACCTAGAGAGAGTCCAAACTCCAATCTCCAAAGTCCAAAGTCAAGATAACGCTGCTTCGCAGCAAATTCTAAGGGAGACTCATAAAACCATCAAGAAGGTGAGCGAAGATTTGCACGAAATGAACTTTAATACTGCCATCGCAGCGTTGATGGAATACACTAATGCGCTATATAAAATAAAGTCCGATGACGATTTTGATGCGCGTGAGTGGCGGTCGTCTTTAGCTACGCTTCTACAGCTTCTTGCGCCATTTGCACCACACATTGCAGAAGAACTGTGGCACGATCTGGGTTACAAAAGCACTATTCATACAAGTGACTGGCCTGTACACGATGACCAATACCTGATTGCAGATATGATGAACATAGTCGTGCAAGTTAACGGCAAAGTCCGCGCTAATATTAGTGTTGCACCTGATGCAGATAAAGAGACTATTTTACAGGCTGCAAAAACCGAAGAAAAAGTAGCTAGTTATCTAAAAGATCAGCATCTAAAAAAATCAATCTACGTATCAAATAAACTAGTTAACTTTGTAGTCTAG
- the ligA gene encoding NAD-dependent DNA ligase LigA gives MVKTKARYKELKQLLNKYNYEYHVLDKPSVSDAVYDGLMRELKDLEQANPELITSDSPSQRVGNQPLDKFEKFEHSSRMLSLNDVFNREDVEAWVKRTDKLAPGQTHEFSCELKMDGLACALHYNNGVLERAITRGDGLIGEDVTQNVRTISSVPLRLHDDGTNSIFLKGRTEVRGEIIMLKKDFEALNKQREKEGLPVFMNPRNLAAGTIRQLDPKLVAARPLQFRGWDLLRDNNEDVPTYADAYNTILSLGVMVNKERKVVKTVDEVMQFIDVWEEKRHELPFHTDGIVIKLNDRRLYAQLGVVGKNPRAAVAYKYPAEEATTAVKDIAISVGRTGAATPVAVFDPVVVAGTTVQHASLHNADEIERKDIRVGDTVVIYKAGDIIPQVDRVVHELRPRGTRRFNMEQELKRQHGDLEFVRPKGEAVYRVKGATGPLLLKRGLRHFASKGALDIDTLGEKNVEALVDAGLVSDLADIFTLKEDQLIKLDRFAEVSAKKLVYGIQAKKTPPLHRFIYGLGIRHVGAQTAIDLANHFKRLDNLGSATLQELQSVEGVGDIVASSIVLWFEDDDNQRLLAKFRALGVWPKEVKQTGGKLNGQKFAITGTLETMGRDVAAEKIRALGGTFQSSLGKDTDYLVVGKNVGSSKLTKADRYGTKQISEEDLLDIIDK, from the coding sequence ATGGTTAAAACTAAAGCAAGATACAAAGAACTAAAGCAGCTGCTCAATAAATATAATTATGAGTATCATGTACTGGATAAGCCATCGGTGAGTGATGCGGTGTATGACGGGTTGATGCGTGAACTTAAAGATCTTGAGCAAGCAAATCCGGAATTAATAACGTCCGATTCACCGTCGCAAAGGGTTGGGAATCAACCGCTTGATAAGTTTGAAAAGTTTGAGCACTCATCACGAATGCTTAGTCTCAATGATGTATTCAACCGTGAAGATGTGGAGGCCTGGGTTAAGCGGACTGATAAATTAGCACCTGGTCAGACGCACGAGTTTAGTTGTGAACTTAAGATGGACGGCTTGGCGTGCGCGTTGCATTACAACAACGGTGTTCTGGAACGTGCGATAACTCGGGGGGATGGGTTGATTGGTGAGGATGTAACACAAAATGTTCGCACTATTAGCAGTGTGCCGCTCCGGCTGCATGATGATGGTACAAATAGCATCTTCCTTAAAGGCCGCACTGAAGTTCGCGGTGAAATTATAATGCTCAAAAAAGATTTTGAGGCTCTCAATAAACAACGAGAAAAAGAGGGTTTACCGGTTTTTATGAACCCGCGCAATTTAGCAGCCGGAACAATACGTCAGCTCGATCCAAAATTAGTGGCTGCCCGACCCTTGCAATTTAGAGGTTGGGATTTGTTGCGCGACAACAATGAAGATGTGCCAACATACGCTGATGCCTACAACACGATTTTGTCGCTGGGTGTCATGGTTAATAAGGAGCGTAAAGTCGTAAAAACGGTGGACGAAGTGATGCAATTTATTGACGTGTGGGAAGAGAAACGTCACGAGCTGCCGTTTCACACCGACGGCATTGTTATTAAATTAAACGACCGCCGTTTATATGCTCAACTTGGCGTTGTAGGTAAAAACCCTCGTGCCGCTGTGGCTTATAAATACCCAGCGGAGGAAGCCACGACGGCTGTAAAAGACATTGCTATAAGCGTTGGCCGTACGGGAGCCGCAACACCTGTAGCTGTGTTTGATCCGGTGGTAGTTGCCGGTACAACCGTGCAACATGCCAGCTTGCATAATGCTGACGAGATTGAACGTAAAGATATACGAGTTGGCGATACGGTTGTTATATATAAGGCGGGCGATATTATTCCGCAAGTCGACCGGGTTGTACATGAATTACGTCCTCGCGGTACCAGACGATTTAACATGGAGCAAGAGCTAAAGCGTCAGCACGGAGACTTGGAATTTGTGCGACCTAAAGGTGAGGCTGTGTATCGGGTAAAAGGCGCCACTGGGCCGCTGCTTTTAAAGCGAGGCCTACGTCACTTTGCCAGTAAAGGCGCGCTTGACATAGATACTTTGGGAGAAAAAAATGTTGAAGCTTTGGTTGATGCCGGACTTGTATCGGATTTAGCAGATATTTTTACACTTAAAGAAGATCAGCTTATTAAACTAGATAGATTTGCAGAAGTGAGCGCCAAAAAGCTCGTCTATGGTATACAGGCAAAAAAGACTCCGCCATTGCATCGGTTTATCTATGGTTTAGGCATCCGCCACGTTGGTGCACAGACCGCTATTGATCTGGCGAATCATTTTAAACGGCTCGATAATTTAGGTAGCGCCACTCTTCAAGAACTGCAATCAGTTGAAGGCGTGGGTGATATCGTCGCTAGCTCAATTGTGCTTTGGTTTGAAGATGACGACAACCAGCGATTGTTGGCCAAATTTCGCGCACTCGGCGTTTGGCCAAAAGAAGTAAAACAGACCGGAGGTAAATTAAACGGACAAAAATTTGCTATAACCGGCACTCTAGAAACAATGGGTCGAGATGTCGCAGCAGAAAAAATAAGGGCACTTGGTGGCACATTTCAGTCATCTTTAGGTAAAGATACGGATTATCTCGTGGTGGGTAAAAATGTTGGCTCCAGTAAACTTACCAAAGCAGATCGATACGGCACAAAGCAAATTTCTGAAGAAGATCTCCTCGATATTATTGACAAATAA
- a CDS encoding Mur ligase family protein has protein sequence MNFLSYYRLKAPHILVYMLQQVEYQPKLFLRWLLRYPDLNRVMARQTLVKTRKAKMLLVLAYMTWVASLAAAAWSVVDGLYPIAVIIFVGTPFVVAGVLATVALLARLVVVNPAERKEITRAKAQLESMDVTVIAILGSYGKTTMKQLLETVLREGKRVAATPGNKNVLISQARWINRLQGDEEVLIIEYGEAYPGDVGKMAAFTQPDIAVITGLAPAHLDEYGSLDAVMADFSDVVHYVGDNLYTNGESFELSDRVHKSIAYTINGVGEWKVDDIKSSISGTEFTLNHKKQKLSLQTSLLGLHQIGPLCAIAAIAKQLGLSDKQIEQGVSHTQPYEHRMQPYKMAGAWIIDDTYNGNIEGAKAGLRFLNELTADGNKIYVTPGFVEQGDMKQQVHEELGRAIAAAHPDKVVLMQNSTTSYIQNGLREAGFDGELLIEGKPLEFYTNLEHFVAQGDIVLMQNDWTDNYS, from the coding sequence ATGAATTTTTTGAGCTATTACCGACTAAAAGCACCGCACATTCTAGTGTATATGTTGCAGCAGGTGGAGTATCAGCCAAAATTATTTTTGCGCTGGCTGTTACGTTACCCGGACTTAAACCGGGTTATGGCGCGACAAACTCTTGTTAAAACACGAAAAGCTAAGATGTTACTCGTGCTAGCTTATATGACTTGGGTAGCTAGTTTGGCGGCTGCTGCTTGGTCTGTTGTTGACGGATTATATCCAATCGCGGTAATAATTTTTGTTGGTACACCGTTCGTAGTCGCGGGGGTTCTTGCAACTGTTGCTTTACTAGCACGCTTGGTTGTCGTAAATCCTGCAGAGCGCAAAGAGATTACTCGAGCAAAAGCACAGTTAGAATCTATGGACGTAACGGTCATAGCAATCTTGGGAAGTTACGGCAAAACTACCATGAAGCAACTGCTTGAAACTGTGCTGAGAGAAGGAAAGCGCGTCGCTGCAACGCCTGGCAACAAAAATGTCCTAATTAGCCAGGCTCGTTGGATTAACCGTCTTCAGGGCGACGAAGAAGTCTTGATCATAGAATATGGTGAAGCGTATCCGGGGGATGTTGGCAAAATGGCCGCATTTACGCAACCGGACATAGCGGTTATCACTGGTCTAGCGCCGGCACATCTTGATGAATATGGTTCTCTCGATGCTGTGATGGCGGATTTTTCGGATGTTGTGCATTATGTCGGAGATAATCTTTACACCAACGGCGAATCGTTTGAATTAAGTGACAGAGTGCATAAAAGTATAGCCTATACCATTAATGGGGTTGGGGAGTGGAAGGTTGATGACATAAAATCCTCTATAAGCGGGACTGAGTTCACTCTAAACCATAAAAAGCAAAAACTTAGCCTTCAAACTTCTCTACTTGGTTTGCACCAGATTGGGCCATTATGCGCCATTGCGGCAATCGCTAAACAGCTCGGGCTTAGCGATAAACAGATCGAACAGGGTGTTTCTCACACGCAACCATATGAGCATAGGATGCAGCCATACAAGATGGCCGGAGCTTGGATTATTGATGATACTTATAACGGTAATATTGAGGGAGCCAAAGCCGGGCTGCGATTCTTAAATGAGCTTACAGCTGATGGAAACAAAATTTACGTTACACCTGGCTTTGTTGAGCAAGGCGACATGAAGCAGCAGGTTCACGAAGAGCTTGGGCGAGCAATTGCCGCTGCACACCCCGATAAAGTGGTGCTTATGCAGAACTCAACCACCAGTTATATACAAAATGGGCTGCGTGAAGCTGGTTTTGATGGCGAGCTGCTTATAGAAGGCAAGCCATTAGAGTTTTATACCAATCTGGAGCATTTTGTTGCCCAGGGTGATATCGTGCTAATGCAGAACGACTGGACAGACAACTACAGCTAG
- a CDS encoding M48 family metalloprotease — MYSQIAANKRKTFLLMFFFVVLVAGLGWVFALYMGEPAITPYVLAGAGIYALLSYWLGSRAALAMNGAHQIQKRDNPRLWRIVENLAITNGMPMPKVYIIDDPAPNAFATGRDPKTASVAATTGILDLLTDTELEGVMAHELGHVKNYDIRVTMIAFALVAVISILADIMLRMVWFGGGNRNNNSSHGIIMILGIVAAILAPIIAMLIQLAVSRRREFLADATGALTTRYPEGLASALEKIGARGSSMKRQNTSTAHLFFANPLKGKSMSKLFSTHPPVEERAKRLREMGTHA; from the coding sequence GTGTATAGCCAGATTGCTGCTAATAAACGTAAAACCTTCTTGTTAATGTTCTTTTTCGTCGTGCTCGTGGCTGGGCTTGGTTGGGTATTTGCTCTGTACATGGGAGAGCCAGCAATAACCCCATATGTATTAGCAGGAGCCGGTATCTATGCCTTATTGAGTTACTGGCTTGGGTCGCGTGCTGCGCTTGCAATGAACGGTGCTCACCAAATACAAAAACGCGATAATCCAAGGTTGTGGCGTATCGTGGAGAACCTTGCCATAACCAACGGTATGCCGATGCCCAAGGTGTACATAATCGATGATCCGGCGCCAAACGCTTTCGCAACTGGGCGTGACCCAAAAACTGCGTCGGTTGCTGCAACTACCGGAATTTTGGACTTATTGACAGATACAGAGCTGGAAGGGGTTATGGCTCACGAACTAGGACATGTAAAAAATTATGATATTAGGGTAACAATGATAGCTTTTGCGCTTGTAGCAGTCATTTCAATCCTAGCGGACATTATGCTTAGGATGGTTTGGTTTGGTGGTGGCAATCGTAACAATAATAGTAGTCATGGGATTATCATGATACTAGGGATAGTTGCGGCGATTTTAGCGCCTATCATTGCTATGCTTATTCAGCTGGCAGTATCCAGGCGACGAGAATTTTTGGCAGATGCGACCGGAGCACTAACCACGCGTTATCCAGAAGGTTTGGCGAGCGCGCTAGAAAAGATTGGTGCGCGTGGCAGTTCTATGAAACGACAAAACACTTCAACAGCTCACTTATTTTTTGCTAACCCCTTAAAAGGTAAGTCAATGTCCAAGCTATTTAGTACTCATCCGCCAGTCGAAGAACGAGCTAAAAGATTACGAGAAATGGGAACACACGCCTAG
- a CDS encoding alpha/beta hydrolase codes for MQAIVRDLLVNYTSRGKGKAILLLHGWGDSADTFSILQKQLSGDYHVVSVDLPGFGKSQTPNTAWGLDEYAEFTASFVKKVGIQPPYAIIGHSNGGAIATRGLGTDTLQTDKLILLASSGIRDVYKVHKKALRYLVKLGKYLTMPLPMSVKRGLRNRIYRSIGSDMLVAEHMQETFKKVITDDVQSDAKNITARTLLLYGGHDNATPTSYGETFHSLIQNSKLDVLPEAGHFIHQDAAEDVVKRVQAFLGEKS; via the coding sequence ATGCAAGCAATCGTACGCGACCTATTGGTTAACTACACCTCCAGGGGTAAGGGTAAAGCAATACTCTTATTGCACGGTTGGGGTGATAGTGCCGATACGTTCTCCATTTTGCAAAAACAATTATCGGGCGATTATCACGTGGTTTCAGTTGATTTACCGGGGTTTGGTAAATCACAGACGCCTAACACAGCTTGGGGTCTTGATGAGTATGCGGAGTTTACAGCGTCCTTTGTAAAAAAGGTTGGCATACAACCGCCTTACGCTATAATCGGCCATTCAAACGGTGGGGCAATTGCAACCCGTGGCCTAGGTACGGATACGCTTCAGACTGACAAGTTAATCTTGCTGGCGTCATCAGGGATTCGAGATGTATATAAGGTGCACAAAAAAGCACTCCGCTATCTGGTTAAGCTTGGTAAATATCTTACCATGCCACTGCCAATGTCCGTTAAGCGCGGTTTAAGAAATCGAATTTACCGATCTATTGGCTCGGATATGTTGGTTGCTGAACATATGCAAGAAACGTTTAAGAAAGTTATTACAGACGATGTTCAGTCCGATGCCAAAAACATTACCGCCCGAACATTGCTTTTGTATGGCGGCCACGATAACGCTACGCCTACTAGTTATGGTGAAACGTTCCACAGCCTCATTCAAAACTCTAAGCTTGACGTTTTGCCAGAAGCTGGCCACTTTATTCATCAGGATGCTGCCGAAGACGTCGTTAAACGAGTACAGGCTTTTCTCGGAGAAAAGTCATGA
- a CDS encoding aminotransferase class IV, producing MKLTQSKAYLRGSFVPFKEAKLSIASSPVLYGLSVYTVIPVNWNEQEQQLYVFRMKDHYKRLVNSARIMDLHGFVESWTYEKFESVVLELLKINKVQEDALVRVTVFIDEIQSGTKIHGLKNSVSVYVYPAGEILPSSGAHLCVSSWVRNSDNSIPAKAKVNGSYINAALMKNEAILNGYDDAISLDHNGHVAESTVANLFIVCGDKLVTPDTSTDILEGITRDSLLSIAKEDNILVEERSIDRTELYKANETFLCGTSVRVTPILSIDRRPIGDGKPGIITKKLMKDLEAIQRGTDKRFPHWRNVA from the coding sequence ATGAAACTCACACAATCAAAAGCTTATCTAAGAGGAAGTTTTGTTCCATTCAAGGAGGCTAAGCTTAGCATTGCCAGCTCTCCGGTTTTGTATGGGTTAAGTGTCTATACGGTTATTCCGGTCAATTGGAATGAGCAAGAGCAGCAATTATATGTATTTCGGATGAAAGATCACTATAAGCGGCTGGTTAACTCTGCGCGGATTATGGACTTACACGGGTTTGTAGAATCTTGGACGTATGAAAAGTTTGAGTCCGTCGTGCTGGAGCTACTAAAGATCAACAAAGTCCAAGAAGATGCTCTGGTGCGTGTTACCGTGTTTATCGATGAAATCCAGTCTGGTACCAAAATTCACGGCTTGAAAAACAGTGTAAGCGTGTACGTATATCCAGCCGGTGAAATTTTACCTTCGTCTGGGGCTCACCTGTGTGTCTCTAGTTGGGTGCGTAATTCAGACAATTCAATTCCAGCCAAAGCTAAGGTGAATGGGAGCTATATAAATGCAGCACTAATGAAAAACGAGGCGATATTGAACGGTTATGATGATGCAATTTCACTAGATCATAACGGCCACGTTGCCGAAAGCACTGTTGCGAATCTGTTTATAGTTTGCGGCGATAAGCTTGTGACGCCAGATACATCGACGGACATTCTAGAGGGAATTACCCGCGACTCGTTACTATCAATCGCCAAGGAGGACAATATTTTGGTAGAGGAGCGGAGCATTGACCGTACTGAGCTGTATAAAGCAAACGAGACATTTTTGTGTGGTACATCGGTTCGGGTGACGCCAATTTTGTCGATTGATCGTCGTCCAATCGGTGACGGTAAACCAGGTATAATTACCAAGAAACTGATGAAAGATCTAGAAGCCATCCAGCGCGGCACCGATAAACGCTTCCCGCACTGGCGTAATGTAGCGTAA
- the nusB gene encoding transcription antitermination factor NusB has protein sequence MSANRHLGRIIALQTLYEQEFRQECNDKNVKLSSILKRNISRYKAMVDDRTFIERLVNGVNQRQQSLDDIIQPIAPEWPLDQIARMDRLVLRMGAYELLHEAEVPPKVVINEAVELAKAFGGENSSKFINGVLGTVLKQNSPQSEPEKPAKPKEEK, from the coding sequence ATGAGCGCAAATCGACATCTCGGCCGAATCATTGCTTTGCAAACGCTATACGAACAGGAGTTTCGACAAGAGTGTAATGATAAGAATGTAAAACTCTCAAGCATTCTTAAGCGTAACATTAGTCGCTACAAGGCAATGGTAGATGACCGGACGTTTATTGAAAGATTGGTAAATGGAGTCAATCAAAGACAGCAGTCTCTTGATGACATAATTCAACCAATTGCTCCAGAGTGGCCGCTTGATCAGATTGCGAGAATGGATCGGTTGGTACTAAGGATGGGCGCGTATGAGCTGCTACACGAAGCAGAAGTGCCACCAAAGGTAGTCATCAACGAAGCAGTCGAACTCGCTAAAGCATTTGGTGGAGAAAATTCAAGCAAATTTATAAATGGTGTGCTGGGGACGGTTTTAAAACAAAACAGTCCGCAATCAGAACCAGAGAAACCAGCAAAGCCTAAGGAAGAGAAGTAA
- a CDS encoding D-alanine--D-alanine ligase family protein, protein MKTIAVIFGGRSTEHDVSIVTALASVIKPLELTKQYKVESIYVSKDGAWYWDDKLKDIKLFTSGDIRDFLHKSNPVSVQFDGGMTLIKSSGIAGRKTIKKVDLVFPAMHGTYGEDGSLMGLLRMANVPFVGCDIDGSVLSMDKVLAKQVAESQDVAVAAYQYFMRDNFAQKPKQILDNIEKDLKYPLFVKPAHLGSSIGISRVKNRSELQNAIEVACHYDTKVLVEEEVPNLIEVTLPILGNEELKPALLERPLTSPEDFFDFDTKYLQGGKKGGKSGGSKGAQGYSELPAKLDKALYEKAEKVGIDTYKALGLAGTARIDMLIDKKDGTVYFNEVNPLPGGLYAHNWRAAGLSSIELVQTLVRLAEERWQEQQRQNTVFNTNYLKQF, encoded by the coding sequence ATGAAAACGATAGCGGTTATTTTCGGCGGCAGATCAACTGAGCATGATGTATCAATTGTTACGGCACTAGCCAGTGTTATAAAACCTTTGGAGCTCACAAAGCAATACAAAGTAGAATCAATATATGTATCTAAAGACGGAGCTTGGTATTGGGATGACAAACTCAAGGATATTAAACTGTTCACCTCTGGAGATATCCGTGATTTTCTCCATAAATCAAACCCTGTCAGTGTGCAGTTTGACGGTGGCATGACGCTTATAAAATCCAGCGGTATCGCTGGCCGAAAAACCATCAAAAAAGTAGATCTTGTGTTTCCGGCAATGCACGGAACGTACGGCGAGGACGGCAGCCTTATGGGTTTGCTGCGTATGGCTAATGTACCATTTGTTGGCTGTGATATTGACGGCAGTGTCTTAAGTATGGACAAAGTATTGGCTAAACAGGTTGCCGAGTCGCAAGATGTAGCGGTTGCCGCTTACCAGTATTTTATGCGTGATAATTTTGCTCAAAAACCCAAGCAAATTCTCGATAACATTGAAAAAGATTTGAAATACCCATTATTCGTAAAACCAGCTCATCTTGGCTCTAGCATAGGGATATCACGGGTCAAGAACCGTAGTGAGCTACAAAATGCTATAGAGGTAGCTTGCCACTACGACACCAAAGTATTAGTTGAAGAAGAAGTGCCAAATCTTATTGAAGTAACTTTGCCAATTCTTGGCAATGAGGAGCTAAAACCAGCTTTATTGGAGCGCCCACTTACCAGCCCGGAAGACTTCTTTGATTTTGACACCAAGTACCTACAGGGCGGTAAAAAAGGCGGCAAGTCAGGTGGGTCAAAAGGTGCGCAAGGCTACAGCGAACTACCAGCTAAACTAGACAAAGCACTGTATGAAAAAGCAGAAAAGGTAGGGATAGACACTTACAAAGCGCTTGGGCTTGCAGGGACAGCGCGCATAGACATGCTTATCGATAAGAAAGATGGCACAGTCTACTTTAATGAGGTCAATCCGTTGCCTGGTGGGTTGTACGCCCACAACTGGCGTGCAGCTGGATTAAGCAGTATTGAGCTGGTGCAGACATTAGTGAGGTTGGCCGAAGAGCGCTGGCAGGAACAACAACGGCAAAATACAGTATTTAACACCAACTACCTCAAACAATTTTAG